In the genome of Juglans microcarpa x Juglans regia isolate MS1-56 chromosome 6S, Jm3101_v1.0, whole genome shotgun sequence, the window ATGAACACAAGAACCCAACGTCCCAGAATCATCAACAAGAAATGGGATGCAATTAGAGCTTTAGTTGGGTATATAAGGCTGTTCCTGAATGAATGCTTTTGCAGTTGGGAATTGGACTTTGTATGGAACAGTTTTAAGCCAATTGTTTTATTCACAACACGGTTTATATCTGTGCTGTAATTCAAGATTATCAGCAAACAGAAGTAGTGGAATGCATACCAATTCCGAACCACTTGAGAATATAACCCCAGCACCAGCAGATGCATAATTCACTCCATGGATCATATCTTCCACGCTTCCGGACTGCCCAAGATAACTTGGTACAAAGGGAAGTCCAAGACGCAAAGCTGATTAAAGAATTCGAAACAGAAAAAATCCAAATCAGAAAAATCCTGTACTCCACCCAATCTCATCAAACAAAATCGTTAAATCTTAGAATTTTAACCGTGAATGCCAAGAAAATTAAGAACAATAGGCAGAATTATAAACCGAAACCAAAATACCCGCAAGAACAAAAttcattatcttttatttctttatatctttctcagcaaccaaataaAAAGACGCAGAAGGAGACATGAACAAATCAAGAAAACAGCAACATCTCGCAAGACTCGAACACAGCTTtttactctctctttttttctccatttactcggcaaccaaaaaaaaaattctaaaaaaagaCCAATGACTACCAAGATAATCAACTGGGATTCTTCCATTACAGAACCGTCCAGTTGGGCGGTGCGTGTCGAAGTCTCGACCGTAAGGGAGCCGGTCAGCACGTGCAAGCGTGCTGAGGAAATTGTTGGTGCCGCAGTCGACGGAGGAGTCTCCAATGACAAATAATGCAGGGGCCAGAGGAGGGGCGCTTATTGAAGGGGTTAGAGGAATTGAAGTGGATGAAGTGGGTGAACTTGTGGAGCTGATGAAGTTGGCGGAGTTCGGCGAGAGGCCGAACAACTCATGATGGTGTTGGAAAGCTCTTGGTTGTGGGAAAATGGAGGATATGAGGATGGAGACGAGAGAAACAACGAGATTGAGGGCCATTGTTTcacataaaagaaagaaagaaagaacgaaGGGGAGCTCTAATGGAGGTTTGGCGGGTAAAATAACGATCGGTGTTTCAAAGTGTCAAAAATACCCTTCTTAAGATCGCTTGGTCGGTTGAGCCTGCTTCAGGGCCTAATGGCCCAAGTCcaatttaaactttaaagtgGCCCACGATCCAACttcttctattattattattattattattattatttatttaatgataaaatattatttttcaactaaattttatcatttttaatcatACCAATcgatttcatataatttaataataatttataaaaataattaaccaATAAAGATAAAGAGTAACAGTACTCATTTCAATGATAAAAGAGTAgtttcatgaacatttatttaataaaaaaattaattaatttctattcAAATCTGATTGATGTAATAAACATATCAAAATTGAGCCTAATTCATACTAATTAAGTTGGATCATTTCTGATTgtgatatttataaaagaataattattctcataGATCATTATTCACTACCCTATACCTCAAGGcccacactctataaaaaaagaaaaaataaaaagctatcAGATATGagagtgtgagagtgaatagtgattgatgtagagtaaaattctttataaaatctAGTAGggtcttttttgaaaaataaaatactttctaaaaactaaaatataataaaattcaaagaaatcaTTTTGAACAGCACAAGAGTGCTAATATCGTTCAACAAAAAAAGGGAATACCccatttcataattaatttttattgatggtTATTAGGATAGGTGCGGCTAACCGTCCatcatatttaattacaaaaaagcACATACTTTGATGAGATTGAACCATGTTAATCCCACCTCCAATCAAACCACGACACGTTTGAACCATCTAGCCGACCATAACTGTTTTCCACCAACGGCCCTTAGAGTAGCTCAGTCGCGTCGTAGTCACCTACACGGTACAGTTTCCatgcaaattttatatatatatagctttattAGTTTCTAacatctatttattattcttttttttattattattattattattattattatttttaatagttaaaaaataaaaaaagtaactattaataaagttctatattttttaaaatttttattaatacttaaagatgttaaaaatatacttaaaaaaataataaataaataaaaattttaaatatattataaaatagtaaatgagtgataaaaaaatagtaaaccAATCATTATCCATGTTATAATGTGTGAAAAGTGGTTGTGGAATAGGTTGATGAATTAAATgctgtgcattttttttttaaaggaatagggttaatcaataaaatattaattttttatgtgaatatcatatttattaatttaaaaaaaaaatacacagaatTTAAACATTCTATCACTGTATAAATATGATTTGTCCAAATGTTTTAAGTTTCGTTTGGTTAGACagttcagatgaaataaaatgttttgttgaaagttaaataaaatattattagaatattattttttaatattatttttattttaagatttaaaaaaattaaattatttcttatattttatataaaattttaaaaaaatataataataagatgaaatgtaTCGAAACCGAGCATATTTTGGGAGCAGCGTtcttctctaatatttttttactttccaACATTTTAGCATGTTGTTATAGCGGCAAACTACACGTATTCAAGAATAGGATCATAAGGATTAAAGTAATGATCTCCTTTATTAtaaaagtttttaacttttatagaCTTAATTGGTCACGCTCAGTAAAGAGACACGTGTCATATCTTAgcaaaaatgattttatctttAGAGTTTGATAAACATTGTAGGGAAGGAATTATTATGAATGAAAGTTGtcctgttttaaaaaaaattaaaaaaaaaagtaaagagacaCGTGTCAAATGATACGTCACTAATTATGTAtgattaaatatgataatatttaagatgaaaaatagtaTTGTTTTacgagtaatactagatacaagtttcaaatagataaattttatacaagtcttttataaaataatgggtctcattaataaataataatttttttttatatttttctaaagtagagtcatttttttataaaaatttatataaaatttatttatttaaaatttatacaaatcatttctcttattttataagtaaacattATAGTCCTCGACATGTATTATAGTCCTCATCGTACATATCGCTTGTCAATTGTCATATTTCGTAGCCTCGactcttcaaaatttgattaccCACCACCTTAATAGTCGGTGCACGAGGCTCACATATCGATATAGTTTGTGTGCTTCTTGTATACCTGCGACATTGTGATTGgtttaaccctttttttttaatcatctctTAGTACTTTATCcttgaataaaaattaacataCACCTTTTGGTCTCTCGCCCaaaatttactttctttatGCTCTTTACATTTACTTCTCCAACTTATAAAGAGTTAGAATGGTATAATCGGTGctttgatgatgagatgagatgagatgagatgagatgaaatgagatatttttaaacggattaaataaaatattatttttaatgttaatattattttaaaatttaaaaaaattaaatttattattatattttatataaaaatttaaaaaatttataataatgagataaaatgagttgaattgagatgatttttacaTCCAAATGAGTTCTAAAAAGTCATTCTTATCCAACCCCACAAATCAATTTCAGTGCTTATATTTTGTCtactattttacaatataagGGACAATCAACGAATTGATGGTGAGAGGTTGTTCCAACATATATGGTGAGTAATAATATGAAGAGAGATACTTCTGGAACTTGTCGagtttaatatatgaatatatatgaattatgagGCATAATTACATAAGGACCCATGGTcacgtgaatatatatattttttttcccttgatcACATGAAGAATCATGTTAGTGCTGTAATGACCCATAAAGCACTCCATCTTTTGTTGTACACTTTCTCATATTAACAAGTCAACACTATAACTTCTCCCCATAATGTAAACCACTAAAGGAAAACTCATAATAGAGCTTAGCTCCACACCTACTAACTCCTTTTTCATTAGGTGATGCATGATAAcgtaaagagaaatgttttagttgtaaaaagattctataaaaataaatttataaattaatgtagtttgacatgatacgttaaattataaaattacttttattataaaataaatctgacGTATCATATGAATTCATATCAGTTTGtatatttacttttgtgagatatatttgtgtttgtaacACTTTTTTAATGCAAATGCATTTATCTATGTTATGGACTTCACATCTTTTGATTCCTTGTTGCTTTTTTCTCAAACCCAATCCCAGCGGCACTTTAGAAGTTAGAACCCACATTCAGTGCATGTACTCAGCTATTCCTTTGAGTAAAACCTTCTTTGTGTCCTCTTGTaatgaataaattaatagtGCTAGTTGAGAACAAATATACAGGTAAACCAAGATTTGAAGACATCATTAAGCAAGTCGGTTTCAAACAATTTTACGATTCGAAAAGAAATATAtagtacaagaaaattacttatttgtgattagttattttcagtgaaaatgattatttcctatcaaaatgaatctatttttatcgtaaatagtcattatcgTTACAAATAATCAATCATAAatgcttgtttttcttgtagtatatatataatatataatatatataattcacaaatctcattataTTTAATGGTATGGTCCATATTGAGTTttacaaacaatatttattatcataaaatctatatattatatttatctctTTACGAATTATAGacaatatcaagaaaaaaaaattataaaaaatatcaacaacggcttctattattttgaaaagagaaaggTGTTTAAAGTAGTATCCTTATTCGAGGCAACATGAGAGCATGGGGCATGAACAGTCGAGCAAAAAGAGTGGTGATCAATGCTTTTGTAGATTTGCATTATGGATTTGGGGACCCTTTTCTGGTGCCCCCGGCGATGAAATTGGCCCTCGAACCCAACTCAAACCTTCTCTCCTTACAAGCATACAGACAAAACCGAAAGGGTTATGATTTTGAGCAGATGCTTTCTAATTTGAGCAATATGCCCactcaatctattttataatatatattttaaaatgatgatatttttataaagtaatgttatttttataaaatattttattaaactatcatttattttaaaatatgattatataatatgttgtgaaaaatcatgtatgtttattatttttctttctaatttaaattcaaactatatatatatatattacgtatATATGAACATTGTCAgctgaataattttttaatatttaagtccTCGTACACTTGTGTCGCACTTCGAAAACTAAAGTCTTATGTACTGTTTCGGACATGAACGTTGCCACAGGCCCACAACAAACAAACacaggttaaaaaaaaaaacaaacaggtTCTTTTCAAGCAAAATTATGAACAGAATAAAGCTAAATTGCGTAAACGCTATACATTGAAAAAGAGTATGATTTATtgttaaaagattaattttattttatatagatcttaaatattatttttatcaaaaaaatgtgatatttatacattttataattataaatatcatttatcttatgTATAGACTTTTGAAAATGAACTAATacgagaaatattttaactacgaaaatatttaataaaaataaatttataaaataatataaattgataagatatatgagattgaaaaattaattttataatacaaTAGATCTAACGtttcaaaatcacatcaaattataaatttttataaaatctgtttATAATTATAGGATTTcgcaaataatatatattattagctgCATCATTAGATTTGGACAAATAAAGAGGGGCATTTTAGTAACTAAAAATATTGGAATAGCAGCTCCTTCCCTGAAGTTGTAAGTTACAACTTTCTCAGCACTTTCGTAGGAAACAAACCCCCGTTAAAGAAGCAATTAACGTCGTCAACGTGTCCCGGTAGTCGTTGGGTCAAAACGTCTATTAAAGTAAAGCAAACGGCTACAAAACcgctcccctctctctctctctctcccccggAGACAAGTTTCTCGGACCAGATAACCTCTGCGAAAACCTCGCACCGATGACGCACCAATATCGAAGAATTTTAGAGAAACATTGTCAATTCATCGCCGATTAATCGGCTACCcgtttttcttttcccattttaAGCACTCATTCTTCGTCCATTTCCCTTCGATTCTTTCCCTCCGGTAAGAATCCACCTTCTCACTCGAGAGATTTTGGTCCCCAAAAAGCGTCGACAAATCCCGTCATGTCCCAGAGTGAGACCCTGAATTGCAAAGCTGATGTTTTCCTCTCTTGGGGTTGGAAAATCTTTCATCTTTGAAGCCAGCCCCAGGAGCTCCAGGAATTTGGCTCCCATTCAGTTTTGGCTTCTGGGGTTTTCATCTCATACCAGTTTCCGTGTTctcttgttattttttgttttccttttttaaaaatttttagaaagcTGGGTTCTTTGATAGAAACGGCCTCGTTGGGTTTGTAAATATCGATGGATTTATGATAGGTTCGAAAACACTTTTGTAATTTCACTTTGTAAGGAAACAAGAAACAGGCCCCAAGTTTCTTGTCGGTTTTCAGGTTATCGGAACAATGTCTATTGCCGATATTGCTTTGAGTCCGATTCGCGAAGAGCTGGTGAATGCTGCCGGGCATTTTCAAAGCCGACCAGGACCTTGCTCTAGCGAATCAATCCTAATTTTCCTCACTGTCGCCGGCTCTGTGATTCCTATGCATGTGTTGGAGTCCGATTCGATAACGTCAGTGAAACTTAGAATTCAGAAATGTAAAGGGTTTGTAGTGAAGAAGCAGAAGCTAGTTTATGCAGGCAGGGAGTTGGCCCGGAACGACACTCGCATCAAGGACTATGGTGTCACCGGTGGGGATGTTCTGCATTTGGTTCTAAGGCTCTTTGATGTCCTACTCATCACTGTTAGGACCATTTGTGGGAAGGAGTTTGAGTTTCAAGTCGATAGGTATCGAAATGTCCGGTATCTCAAGCAACGTATTGGGAAGGAGAAGGGGAAAGGTTTCGTTAATCTCGAGGATCAAGAACTTTTCTTCAACGGGGAGAAGCTCGACGACCAGGTACTCATTGATGATATATGCAACGACAACGATGCAGTGATTCATTTGGTGGTTCAGAAATCTGCAAAAGTCAGGGCCAAGCATATCGAAAAGGATGTGGAAATTTCGGTTGTAGCAGCAACTGCAGGTGAGGAGAAGGAGAGCGATGACAGAGTTGGAGAAGATAAGCAGCCGGGGCATCTTCAAGTTGTAACGAGGGAGCCACCAGGTATTGATTTTTGGTTGGAACCGATCGTTGTTAATCCCAAAGCAGAATTGCCTTCATTTATTTGGGATATGATTAACTCTGCATTTGCTGGTCTGGAGAAAGGCAATCGACCAATGAGGTCCTCTGAAGGCACTGGAGGAGCTTATTTCATGCAGGATTCATTGGGTCAGGAGTATGTTTCCGTTTTTAAGCCCATTGATGAGGAGCCCATGGCAGTACACAATCCCAGGGGACTACCTGTATCATCAAATGGTGAGGGATTGAAGCGGGGAACAAAGGTAGGAGAAGGAGCATTGAGGGAAGTTGCAGCATATATATTGGATCATCCGAGGAGTGGACCTCGCTCGCTATCAGGTGAAGCGATGGGATTTGCTGGTGTACCCCCTACAACCATGGTTCGCTGCTTGCACAAAGGATTTAACCATCCGGAAGGGTATGAATGTACATCAAAGAATGTTAAGATTGGCTCGTTGCAGTTGTTCATGTCGAACGATGGAAGTTGCGAGGACATTGGTCCCGGGGCTTTCCTGGTGGATGAGGTACATAAGATCAGTGTGCTTGATATTAGAATGGCAAATACTGATAGGCATGCTGGGAACATATTGTTCCGCAAGGGGGAGGAGGGAAACAATGTGCTCATTCCAATTGATCACGGATACTGCCTGCCTGAGAATGTATGTATCTTCCCCCTTTTAGCCATTACTTTCTTATTACTTTTGAAGTTAATCTAGAATTAATAGGTTTCACCTGCAGGCTGCATGCCTTTTTCCTGTTGGTGAAATTCATGGGAATGACCATGAAGGTGGATTTCAGTGTCCGTTTCTTGTTGAAAATATATGTGCATGCTAGAGGTGGCAAAAGTAGGATTTAAGTTGAGTGCATGTATAACAACTGACTGACATAGTAACTAATTTTCGTTTCTGGGATCTTTTTGAACTTTGATTTTTCTGTTGAGTATGTTTTGACCCCATTTTACTCATACTTCCATGGGAAGCAAAAATCAAGAGCATGCACAAACTAGTATCTTTTTTCCTAAGCAGCTTTAGTTCACTTGGATTTGTTTGTAGAATGATTTTTAGGAGCTTTCTTAAATTTGAGATGCAGGTTATTAATACTGAAATAGAAAGATGTGGTACAACTGATGCATCTTCTTGTTATGTGGCAAGTGTTATTACTTGCCAGTGTGATTGACACAAACAAATAGTCATCTTGTTTCaccaaaattgaaattatttaggtTTTACTTATAAGCCCATTTGTCTCTTCGCAGTTTGAAGACTGCACGTTTGATTGGCTTTACTGGCCACAAGCTCGCAAGCCATACTCTTCTGACACCATTGAGTACAT includes:
- the LOC121237331 gene encoding phosphatidylinositol 4-kinase gamma 2-like isoform X2; its protein translation is MSIADIALSPIREELVNAAGHFQSRPGPCSSESILIFLTVAGSVIPMHVLESDSITSVKLRIQKCKGFVVKKQKLVYAGRELARNDTRIKDYGVTGGDVLHLVLRLFDVLLITVRTICGKEFEFQVDRYRNVRYLKQRIGKEKGKGFVNLEDQELFFNGEKLDDQVLIDDICNDNDAVIHLVVQKSAKVRAKHIEKDVEISVVAATAGEEKESDDRVGEDKQPGHLQVVTREPPGNRPMRSSEGTGGAYFMQDSLGQEYVSVFKPIDEEPMAVHNPRGLPVSSNGEGLKRGTKVGEGALREVAAYILDHPRSGPRSLSGEAMGFAGVPPTTMVRCLHKGFNHPEGYECTSKNVKIGSLQLFMSNDGSCEDIGPGAFLVDEVHKISVLDIRMANTDRHAGNILFRKGEEGNNVLIPIDHGYCLPENFEDCTFDWLYWPQARKPYSSDTIEYINSLDAEQDIELLKFHGWDIPHQCARTLCISTMLLKKGVERGLTPFAIGSIMCRETVTKESEIEEIVREAMDSLLPGMSEAAFFESVSQIMDSHLDKLAD
- the LOC121237331 gene encoding phosphatidylinositol 4-kinase gamma 2-like isoform X1, yielding MSIADIALSPIREELVNAAGHFQSRPGPCSSESILIFLTVAGSVIPMHVLESDSITSVKLRIQKCKGFVVKKQKLVYAGRELARNDTRIKDYGVTGGDVLHLVLRLFDVLLITVRTICGKEFEFQVDRYRNVRYLKQRIGKEKGKGFVNLEDQELFFNGEKLDDQVLIDDICNDNDAVIHLVVQKSAKVRAKHIEKDVEISVVAATAGEEKESDDRVGEDKQPGHLQVVTREPPGIDFWLEPIVVNPKAELPSFIWDMINSAFAGLEKGNRPMRSSEGTGGAYFMQDSLGQEYVSVFKPIDEEPMAVHNPRGLPVSSNGEGLKRGTKVGEGALREVAAYILDHPRSGPRSLSGEAMGFAGVPPTTMVRCLHKGFNHPEGYECTSKNVKIGSLQLFMSNDGSCEDIGPGAFLVDEVHKISVLDIRMANTDRHAGNILFRKGEEGNNVLIPIDHGYCLPENFEDCTFDWLYWPQARKPYSSDTIEYINSLDAEQDIELLKFHGWDIPHQCARTLCISTMLLKKGVERGLTPFAIGSIMCRETVTKESEIEEIVREAMDSLLPGMSEAAFFESVSQIMDSHLDKLAD